One genomic segment of Mangifera indica cultivar Alphonso chromosome 6, CATAS_Mindica_2.1, whole genome shotgun sequence includes these proteins:
- the LOC123218804 gene encoding ABC transporter C family member 12-like isoform X1 gives MGFEPLEWYCRPVENGIWAKAVDSAFGEYTNCAVDSLVISFSHLVLFGLCICRIWLLRRSSIAQRFRLSSNYYNYMLGLLAAYCTAEPLLRLVMGISIFNLDGETSLAPFEVVSLIIEALAWCSVVIMTGLETKIYVREFRWYVRFGVFYVLIGDAVVLNLIFPMMDYYSRSALYLYVGTIFCQVLFGILLFIYIPNLHSHLGYTLLEDESLNSVEYDALPGGEHICPERNASILSRIYFGWMTPLMQLGYKKPITENDVWKLDTWDRTEILTEKFQRSWAKESQRPKPWLLRALNSSLGGRFWLGGFFKIGNDLSQFVGPLLLNRLLQSTQRGDPAWTGYAYAFLIFVGVSTGVLCEAQYFQNVWRVGFQLRSTLVAAIFRKSLRLTHESRKNFPSGKITNMITTDANALQQICQQLHGLWSAPFRITMAMVLLYQQLGVASLFGSLILVLMVPVQTIMISKMRKMTKEGLQRTDKRVSLMNEILAAMDTVKCYAWEKSFRSRVQSIRNDELSWFRKAQLLSASNSFILNSIPVVVTVVSFGTFTWLGGDLTPARAFTSLSLFAVLRFPLNMLPNLLSQVVNANVSLQRLEELLLAEERILVPNPPLEPGLPAVSIRNGFFSWDSKSQKPTLLDINLDIPAGSLVGIVGGTGEGKTSLISAMLGELPPLADANVVMRGTVAYVPQVSWIFNATLRENILFGSEFDSTKYWKAIDVTALEHDLDLLPGRDLTEIGERGVNISGGQKQRVSMARAVYSNSDVYIFDDPLSALDAHVGRQVFYNCIKEELRGKTRILVTNQLHFLPQVDRIILVSEGVIKEEGTFEELSKHGQLFQKLMENSGKMEENWDENGDSKNVNHEASKSTANAVVEEKEHVKNAGNSKKLGKGGKSVLIKQEERETGIVSWNVLMRYKNALGGLWVLMILFTCYISTEVLRISSSTWLSVWTDQSTSQNYNPRYYILIYALLGFGQVTVTLANSYWLIISSLRAARRLHDAMLNAILRAPMLFFHTNPTGRVINRFAKDVGDIDRNVANFVNMFMGQVWQLLSTFVLIGLVSTISLWAIMPLLILFYAAYLYYQSTSREVKRLDSVTRSPVYAQFGEALNGLSSIRAYKAYDRMAYINGKSMDNNIRFTLANTSSNRWLTIRLETLGGLMIWLTATFAVLQNGRSGNRSAFASTMGLLLSYTLNITNLLSGVLRQASRAENSLNSVERVGTYIDLPSEAADVIESNRPPPGWPSSGSMTFEEVVLRYRPELPPVLHGLSFTVSPSEKVGIVGRTGAGKSSMLNALFRIVEIERGRIMIDDCDVAKFGLADLRKGLSIIPQSPVLFSGTVRFNLDPFSEHNDADLWEALERAYLKDVIRKNSFGLDAEVSERGENFSVGQRQLLSLARALLRRSKILVLDEATAAVDVRTDALIQRTIREEFRSCTMLIIAHRLNTIIDSDCILVLDGGQVVEHDKPEALLLREESAFATMVQSTGPANAQYLRSIVFENKSGREESPKQDEQSRWLASSQWAAAAQFALAVSLTSSQNDLQRLDIEDENDILKKTKDAVITLQGVLGGKHDKEIDESLHQYQVSREGWWSALYRIVEGLAMIGRLGQYRLQEFEADFEESPLLGQY, from the exons ATGGGTTTTGAGCCATTGGAATGGTACTGTAGACCAGTGGAAAATGGAATTTGGGCAAAAGCAGTGGATAGTGCTTTTGGTGAATACACAAATTGTGCAGTTGATTCTCTCGTCATTTCCTTTTCTCATTTGGTTCTTTTTGGCCTTTGCATTTGTCGAATCTGGCTTCTCAGAAGAAGTTCTATAGCTCAAAGGTTTCGTTTGAGTTCGAATTACTACAATTATATGCTAGGATTGTTGGCTGCTTACTGTACTGCTGAGCCTTTACTAAGATTGGTGATGGGTATTTCTATCTTTAACTTGGACGGAGAGACTAGTCTTGCTCCTTTTGAG GTGGTTTCTTTGATCATTGAGGCTCTTGCTTGGTGCTCTGTGGTCATAATGACTGGTTTGGAAACTAAAATTTATGTCCGTGAGTTCAGGTGGTATGTGCGGTTCGGAGTCTTTTACGTTCTGATAGGGGATGCTGTAGTGCTAAATCTTATTTTTCCAATGATGGATTACTACAGTAG ATCAGCATTGTATTTGTATGTCGGCACGATCTTTTGCCAG GTTTTATTTGGGAttcttctatttatttatattccaaATTTGCATTCTCATCTGGGTTACACCTTGTTGGAAGATGAATCTCTCAATAGTGTTGAATATGATGCACTCCCTGGAGGAGAACATATATGTCCTGAGAGGAATGCCAGTATACTTTCAC GGATATATTTTGGATGGATGACTCCACTGATGCAACTGGGCTATAAGAAACCTATCACTGAAAATGATGTTTGGAAGTTAGATACATGGGACCGGACTGAGATTCTGACCGAAAA GTTCCAAAGATCTTGGGCTAAAGAATCGCAGCGGCCTAAACCCTGGCTTCTAAGAGCACTGAATAGTAGCCTTGGTGGGAG GTTCTGGCTGGGAGGCTTTTTTAAG ATTGGAAATGATCTTTCTCAGTTTGTAGGTCCTCTTCTGTTGAACCGCCTCTTGCAG TCCACGCAAAGAGGTGATCCCGCCTGGACTGGTTATGCCTATGCCTTCTTAATTTTTGTTGGGGTG TCAACTGGTGTGCTATGCGAGGCACAGTATTTTCAGAATGTTTGGCGAGTTGGTTTTCAGCTGAGATCAACTTTG GTGGCTGCTATATTCCGCAAATCTTTAAGACTAACTCATGAAAGTCGCAAGAATTTTCCATCTGGGAAAATTACTAATATGATCACAACGGATGCGAATGCACTTCAG CAAATATGCCAACAACTTCATGGGTTGTGGTCGGCTCCATTCCGTATCACAATGGCTATGGTTCTTCTTTACCAGCAACTGGGTGTTGCTTCACTCTTTGGGTCATTAATCCTTGTGCTCATGGTGCCTGTACAG ACAATCATGATTAGCAAAATGCGAAAAATGACTAAGGAAGGACTCCAAAGGACTGACAAGAGAGTCAGCCTCATGAATGAAATTTTGGCTGCCATGGACACCGTAAA GTGTTATGCATGGGAGAAGAGCTTCCGATCTAGAGTTCAAAGTATCCGGAATGATGAGCTGTCATGGTTCCGTAAAGCGCAATTGCTTTCTGCG TCTAACAGTTTTATACTGAATAGCATCCCAGTTGTCGTGACAGTGGTTTCATTTGGAACATTCACTTGGCTAGGTGGGGATTTGACACCTGCAAGGGCATttacatctctctctctctttgcaGTGCTAAGATTTCCTTTGAATATGCTTCCTAATCTATTAAGTCAG GTGGTCAATGCAAATGTATCATTACAACGTCTTGAGGAGCTACTTCTAGCTGAAGAGAGAATTCTAGTGCCAAATCCACCACTCGAACCAGGGCTTCCTGCTGTCTCAATTAGAAATGGATTCTTTTCTTGGGACTCAAAG TCACAGAAACCCACGTTATTAGATATCAATTTAGACATACCAGCTGGTAGCTTAGTCGGAATTGTTGGTGGAACTGGAGAAGGAAAGACATCGCTCATATCAGCAATGCTTGGGGAGCTACCTCCTTTGGCAGATGCAAATGTTGTTATGAGAGGGACTGTTGCCTATGTTCCTCAAGTTTCATGGATTTTCAATGCTACT TTACGCGAAAACATTCTATTTGGGTCTGAGTTTGACTCCACAAAATATTGGAAGGCTATTGATGTGACTGCATTGGAGCATGATCTTGACTTACTTCCT GGTCGTGACCTCACAGAGATTGGGGAAAGAGGGGTGAATATTAGTGGTGGGCAAAAGCAGAGAGTTTCTATGGCTAGGGCTGTCTATTCCAATTCGGACGTATACATATTTGATGATCCTTTAAGTGCCCTAGATGCGCATGTTGGTCGCCAG GTTTTTTACAATTGTATCAAAGAAGAGTTGCGTGGAAAGACCAGGATACTTGTTACAAATCAGCTACATTTTCTTCCTCAAGTGGATAGAATTATTCTGGTTTCTGAAGGTGTGATTAAAGAGGAGGGAACCTTCGAGGAGCTTTCCAAACATGGCCAGCTGTTCCAGAAACTCATGGAAAATTCAgggaaaatggaagaaaattggGACGAAAATGGTGACAGCAAAAATGTTAACCATGAAGCCTCTAAATCAACTGCAAATGCGGTGGTTGAGGAGAAAGAGCATGTTAAGAATGCAGGCAACTCAAAGAAATTAGGGAAAGGAGGGAAATCTGTTCTCATTAAGCAAGAAGAACGGGAAACAGGTATAGTCAGTTGGAATGTTTTGATGAG GTACAAAAATGCATTAGGAGGCCTGTGGGTACTTATGATACTTTTTACATGCTACATATCAACTGAAGTTCTTCGAATTTCCAGTAGCACTTGGTTAAGTGTTTGGACAGATCAAAGCACTTCACAGAACTATAATCCCAGATACTATATTCTCATTTATGCACTTCTTGGGTTTGGTCAG GTGACTGTGACACTGGCAAACTCTTATTGGTTGATCATTTCAAGTCTTCGTGCAGCTAGAAGACTGCATGATGCCATGCTAAATGCCATTCTAAGAGCTCCAATGCTTTTCTTTCACACCAATCCAACTGGTCGTGTAATCAATAGGTTTGCAAAGGATGTAGGTGATATAGATCGCAATGTTGCCAATTTTGTGAATATGTTTATGGGCCAAGTATGGCAGCTCCTTTCAACTTTTGTGCTGATAGGCCTTGTGAGCACAATATCATTATGGGCCATAATGCCACTTCTCATCTTGTTTTATGCGGCTTATCTATACTATCAG AGTACATCTCGTGAAGTGAAGCGCTTAGATTCCGTTACCAGATCTCCTGTTTATGCACAATTTGGAGAAGCACTAAATGGTCTGTCTAGCATTCGTGCATATAAAGCATATGATAGGATGGCATACATTAACGGAAAGTCAATGGATAATAACATCAGATTCACCCTTGCAAATACTAGCTCAAATCGTTGGCTTACTATCAGGTTGGAAACATTAGGAGGCCTCATGATTTGGTTGACAGCAACATTTGCAGTCCTGCAGAATGGAAGATCAGGAAACCGGTCTGCGTTTGCTTCTACAATGGGTCTACTTCTCAGTTATACCTTAAATATCACTAATCTGTTGAGTGGTGTATTGAGACAAGCAAGTAGAGCTGAAAATAGTTTGAATTCTGTTGAGCGCGTTGGAACATATATAGATTTACCTTCTGAAGCTGCAGATGTCATTGAAAGCAACCGCCCGCCACCTGGTTGGCCTTCATCAGGATCAATGACGTTTGAGGAAGTCGTCCTGCGTTATAGGCCTGAACTTCCTCCTGTCTTGCATGGCTTATCATTCACTGTCTCTCCAAGTGAGAAAGTAGGAATTGTTGGAAGAACTGGTGCAGGAAAGTCCAGCATGCTTAATGCCTTATTTCGAATTGTGGAAATCGAAAGAGGAAGAATTATGATTGATGATTGTGATGTTGCTAAGTTTGGACTAGCTGATTTGCGGAAAGGTCTCAGTATCATCCCACAATCACCAGTTCTTTTCTCAG GAACTGTGAGGTTTAATCTTGATCCATTTAGTGAACACAATGATGCTGATCTTTGGGAGGCCTTGGAGAGGGCATATTTGAAAGATGTCATCAGGAAGAATTCTTTTGGTCTGGATGCTGAG GTTTCAGAGAGGGGCGAGAATTTCAGTGTTGGACAGAGACAATTATTAAGTCTTGCACGAGCTTTGCTCCGGAGGTCCAAGATTCTGGTTCTTGATGAAGCAACAGCTGCTGTTGATGTCAGAACTGATGCTCTCATTCAGAGAACCATCCGTGAAGAATTCAGATCATGTACAATGCTGATTATTGCTCACAGACTAAATACCATAATTGACTCTGACTGCATACTTGTGCTCGATGGTGGCCAG GTTGTGGAGCATGATAAGCCAGAGGCACTGTTATTAAGAGAGGAAAGTGCATTTGCAACAATGGTTCAAAGTACTGGGCCTGCAAATGCTCAGTATTTACGAAGCATAGTTTTCGAAAACAAGTCAGGCAGAGAAGAGAGCCCGAAGCAAGATGAGCAGAGTAGATGGCTGGCTTCTTCTCAATGGGCAGCTGCTGCACAGTTTGCTCTAGCTGTTAGTCTCACTTCTTCTCAGAATGACCTTCAAAGGCTGGACATCGAGGATGAGAATGACATCctcaagaaaacaaaagatgCAGTTATAACACTGCAGGGAGTACTAGGAGGAAAGCATGATAAAGAAATAGATGAGTCTCTACATCAATACCAAGTTTCCAGAGAAGGATGGTGGTCAGCTCTCTACAGAATAGTTGAAG GTCTTGCAATGATTGGCAGGTTGGGTCAATATAGGCTTCAAGAATTTGAAGCTGATTTTGAAGAAAGTCCTCTATTGGGACAGTACTGA
- the LOC123218804 gene encoding ABC transporter C family member 12-like isoform X3 produces the protein MMDYYSRSALYLYVGTIFCQVLFGILLFIYIPNLHSHLGYTLLEDESLNSVEYDALPGGEHICPERNASILSRIYFGWMTPLMQLGYKKPITENDVWKLDTWDRTEILTEKFQRSWAKESQRPKPWLLRALNSSLGGRFWLGGFFKIGNDLSQFVGPLLLNRLLQSTQRGDPAWTGYAYAFLIFVGVSTGVLCEAQYFQNVWRVGFQLRSTLVAAIFRKSLRLTHESRKNFPSGKITNMITTDANALQQICQQLHGLWSAPFRITMAMVLLYQQLGVASLFGSLILVLMVPVQTIMISKMRKMTKEGLQRTDKRVSLMNEILAAMDTVKCYAWEKSFRSRVQSIRNDELSWFRKAQLLSASNSFILNSIPVVVTVVSFGTFTWLGGDLTPARAFTSLSLFAVLRFPLNMLPNLLSQVVNANVSLQRLEELLLAEERILVPNPPLEPGLPAVSIRNGFFSWDSKSQKPTLLDINLDIPAGSLVGIVGGTGEGKTSLISAMLGELPPLADANVVMRGTVAYVPQVSWIFNATLRENILFGSEFDSTKYWKAIDVTALEHDLDLLPGRDLTEIGERGVNISGGQKQRVSMARAVYSNSDVYIFDDPLSALDAHVGRQVFYNCIKEELRGKTRILVTNQLHFLPQVDRIILVSEGVIKEEGTFEELSKHGQLFQKLMENSGKMEENWDENGDSKNVNHEASKSTANAVVEEKEHVKNAGNSKKLGKGGKSVLIKQEERETGIVSWNVLMRYKNALGGLWVLMILFTCYISTEVLRISSSTWLSVWTDQSTSQNYNPRYYILIYALLGFGQVTVTLANSYWLIISSLRAARRLHDAMLNAILRAPMLFFHTNPTGRVINRFAKDVGDIDRNVANFVNMFMGQVWQLLSTFVLIGLVSTISLWAIMPLLILFYAAYLYYQSTSREVKRLDSVTRSPVYAQFGEALNGLSSIRAYKAYDRMAYINGKSMDNNIRFTLANTSSNRWLTIRLETLGGLMIWLTATFAVLQNGRSGNRSAFASTMGLLLSYTLNITNLLSGVLRQASRAENSLNSVERVGTYIDLPSEAADVIESNRPPPGWPSSGSMTFEEVVLRYRPELPPVLHGLSFTVSPSEKVGIVGRTGAGKSSMLNALFRIVEIERGRIMIDDCDVAKFGLADLRKGLSIIPQSPVLFSGTVRFNLDPFSEHNDADLWEALERAYLKDVIRKNSFGLDAEVSERGENFSVGQRQLLSLARALLRRSKILVLDEATAAVDVRTDALIQRTIREEFRSCTMLIIAHRLNTIIDSDCILVLDGGQVVEHDKPEALLLREESAFATMVQSTGPANAQYLRSIVFENKSGREESPKQDEQSRWLASSQWAAAAQFALAVSLTSSQNDLQRLDIEDENDILKKTKDAVITLQGVLGGKHDKEIDESLHQYQVSREGWWSALYRIVEGLAMIGRLGQYRLQEFEADFEESPLLGQY, from the exons ATGATGGATTACTACAGTAG ATCAGCATTGTATTTGTATGTCGGCACGATCTTTTGCCAG GTTTTATTTGGGAttcttctatttatttatattccaaATTTGCATTCTCATCTGGGTTACACCTTGTTGGAAGATGAATCTCTCAATAGTGTTGAATATGATGCACTCCCTGGAGGAGAACATATATGTCCTGAGAGGAATGCCAGTATACTTTCAC GGATATATTTTGGATGGATGACTCCACTGATGCAACTGGGCTATAAGAAACCTATCACTGAAAATGATGTTTGGAAGTTAGATACATGGGACCGGACTGAGATTCTGACCGAAAA GTTCCAAAGATCTTGGGCTAAAGAATCGCAGCGGCCTAAACCCTGGCTTCTAAGAGCACTGAATAGTAGCCTTGGTGGGAG GTTCTGGCTGGGAGGCTTTTTTAAG ATTGGAAATGATCTTTCTCAGTTTGTAGGTCCTCTTCTGTTGAACCGCCTCTTGCAG TCCACGCAAAGAGGTGATCCCGCCTGGACTGGTTATGCCTATGCCTTCTTAATTTTTGTTGGGGTG TCAACTGGTGTGCTATGCGAGGCACAGTATTTTCAGAATGTTTGGCGAGTTGGTTTTCAGCTGAGATCAACTTTG GTGGCTGCTATATTCCGCAAATCTTTAAGACTAACTCATGAAAGTCGCAAGAATTTTCCATCTGGGAAAATTACTAATATGATCACAACGGATGCGAATGCACTTCAG CAAATATGCCAACAACTTCATGGGTTGTGGTCGGCTCCATTCCGTATCACAATGGCTATGGTTCTTCTTTACCAGCAACTGGGTGTTGCTTCACTCTTTGGGTCATTAATCCTTGTGCTCATGGTGCCTGTACAG ACAATCATGATTAGCAAAATGCGAAAAATGACTAAGGAAGGACTCCAAAGGACTGACAAGAGAGTCAGCCTCATGAATGAAATTTTGGCTGCCATGGACACCGTAAA GTGTTATGCATGGGAGAAGAGCTTCCGATCTAGAGTTCAAAGTATCCGGAATGATGAGCTGTCATGGTTCCGTAAAGCGCAATTGCTTTCTGCG TCTAACAGTTTTATACTGAATAGCATCCCAGTTGTCGTGACAGTGGTTTCATTTGGAACATTCACTTGGCTAGGTGGGGATTTGACACCTGCAAGGGCATttacatctctctctctctttgcaGTGCTAAGATTTCCTTTGAATATGCTTCCTAATCTATTAAGTCAG GTGGTCAATGCAAATGTATCATTACAACGTCTTGAGGAGCTACTTCTAGCTGAAGAGAGAATTCTAGTGCCAAATCCACCACTCGAACCAGGGCTTCCTGCTGTCTCAATTAGAAATGGATTCTTTTCTTGGGACTCAAAG TCACAGAAACCCACGTTATTAGATATCAATTTAGACATACCAGCTGGTAGCTTAGTCGGAATTGTTGGTGGAACTGGAGAAGGAAAGACATCGCTCATATCAGCAATGCTTGGGGAGCTACCTCCTTTGGCAGATGCAAATGTTGTTATGAGAGGGACTGTTGCCTATGTTCCTCAAGTTTCATGGATTTTCAATGCTACT TTACGCGAAAACATTCTATTTGGGTCTGAGTTTGACTCCACAAAATATTGGAAGGCTATTGATGTGACTGCATTGGAGCATGATCTTGACTTACTTCCT GGTCGTGACCTCACAGAGATTGGGGAAAGAGGGGTGAATATTAGTGGTGGGCAAAAGCAGAGAGTTTCTATGGCTAGGGCTGTCTATTCCAATTCGGACGTATACATATTTGATGATCCTTTAAGTGCCCTAGATGCGCATGTTGGTCGCCAG GTTTTTTACAATTGTATCAAAGAAGAGTTGCGTGGAAAGACCAGGATACTTGTTACAAATCAGCTACATTTTCTTCCTCAAGTGGATAGAATTATTCTGGTTTCTGAAGGTGTGATTAAAGAGGAGGGAACCTTCGAGGAGCTTTCCAAACATGGCCAGCTGTTCCAGAAACTCATGGAAAATTCAgggaaaatggaagaaaattggGACGAAAATGGTGACAGCAAAAATGTTAACCATGAAGCCTCTAAATCAACTGCAAATGCGGTGGTTGAGGAGAAAGAGCATGTTAAGAATGCAGGCAACTCAAAGAAATTAGGGAAAGGAGGGAAATCTGTTCTCATTAAGCAAGAAGAACGGGAAACAGGTATAGTCAGTTGGAATGTTTTGATGAG GTACAAAAATGCATTAGGAGGCCTGTGGGTACTTATGATACTTTTTACATGCTACATATCAACTGAAGTTCTTCGAATTTCCAGTAGCACTTGGTTAAGTGTTTGGACAGATCAAAGCACTTCACAGAACTATAATCCCAGATACTATATTCTCATTTATGCACTTCTTGGGTTTGGTCAG GTGACTGTGACACTGGCAAACTCTTATTGGTTGATCATTTCAAGTCTTCGTGCAGCTAGAAGACTGCATGATGCCATGCTAAATGCCATTCTAAGAGCTCCAATGCTTTTCTTTCACACCAATCCAACTGGTCGTGTAATCAATAGGTTTGCAAAGGATGTAGGTGATATAGATCGCAATGTTGCCAATTTTGTGAATATGTTTATGGGCCAAGTATGGCAGCTCCTTTCAACTTTTGTGCTGATAGGCCTTGTGAGCACAATATCATTATGGGCCATAATGCCACTTCTCATCTTGTTTTATGCGGCTTATCTATACTATCAG AGTACATCTCGTGAAGTGAAGCGCTTAGATTCCGTTACCAGATCTCCTGTTTATGCACAATTTGGAGAAGCACTAAATGGTCTGTCTAGCATTCGTGCATATAAAGCATATGATAGGATGGCATACATTAACGGAAAGTCAATGGATAATAACATCAGATTCACCCTTGCAAATACTAGCTCAAATCGTTGGCTTACTATCAGGTTGGAAACATTAGGAGGCCTCATGATTTGGTTGACAGCAACATTTGCAGTCCTGCAGAATGGAAGATCAGGAAACCGGTCTGCGTTTGCTTCTACAATGGGTCTACTTCTCAGTTATACCTTAAATATCACTAATCTGTTGAGTGGTGTATTGAGACAAGCAAGTAGAGCTGAAAATAGTTTGAATTCTGTTGAGCGCGTTGGAACATATATAGATTTACCTTCTGAAGCTGCAGATGTCATTGAAAGCAACCGCCCGCCACCTGGTTGGCCTTCATCAGGATCAATGACGTTTGAGGAAGTCGTCCTGCGTTATAGGCCTGAACTTCCTCCTGTCTTGCATGGCTTATCATTCACTGTCTCTCCAAGTGAGAAAGTAGGAATTGTTGGAAGAACTGGTGCAGGAAAGTCCAGCATGCTTAATGCCTTATTTCGAATTGTGGAAATCGAAAGAGGAAGAATTATGATTGATGATTGTGATGTTGCTAAGTTTGGACTAGCTGATTTGCGGAAAGGTCTCAGTATCATCCCACAATCACCAGTTCTTTTCTCAG GAACTGTGAGGTTTAATCTTGATCCATTTAGTGAACACAATGATGCTGATCTTTGGGAGGCCTTGGAGAGGGCATATTTGAAAGATGTCATCAGGAAGAATTCTTTTGGTCTGGATGCTGAG GTTTCAGAGAGGGGCGAGAATTTCAGTGTTGGACAGAGACAATTATTAAGTCTTGCACGAGCTTTGCTCCGGAGGTCCAAGATTCTGGTTCTTGATGAAGCAACAGCTGCTGTTGATGTCAGAACTGATGCTCTCATTCAGAGAACCATCCGTGAAGAATTCAGATCATGTACAATGCTGATTATTGCTCACAGACTAAATACCATAATTGACTCTGACTGCATACTTGTGCTCGATGGTGGCCAG GTTGTGGAGCATGATAAGCCAGAGGCACTGTTATTAAGAGAGGAAAGTGCATTTGCAACAATGGTTCAAAGTACTGGGCCTGCAAATGCTCAGTATTTACGAAGCATAGTTTTCGAAAACAAGTCAGGCAGAGAAGAGAGCCCGAAGCAAGATGAGCAGAGTAGATGGCTGGCTTCTTCTCAATGGGCAGCTGCTGCACAGTTTGCTCTAGCTGTTAGTCTCACTTCTTCTCAGAATGACCTTCAAAGGCTGGACATCGAGGATGAGAATGACATCctcaagaaaacaaaagatgCAGTTATAACACTGCAGGGAGTACTAGGAGGAAAGCATGATAAAGAAATAGATGAGTCTCTACATCAATACCAAGTTTCCAGAGAAGGATGGTGGTCAGCTCTCTACAGAATAGTTGAAG GTCTTGCAATGATTGGCAGGTTGGGTCAATATAGGCTTCAAGAATTTGAAGCTGATTTTGAAGAAAGTCCTCTATTGGGACAGTACTGA